In Plasmodium falciparum 3D7 genome assembly, chromosome: 5, the following proteins share a genomic window:
- a CDS encoding FoP domain-containing protein, putative, whose translation MAKLERKKFEARKKDGKLRTRKTGFSKFSYQANNRGKLFKFTPQKKKVDVRKHIFKQYGRSNLSMMNRKFTKRGGNSFFSKNKRKLANKFQDKSFGNSNGNTTFTRKFKSANFRKRRTTFRNNKKRNVFFRKNQNLHDKIGKLTSKDLDDELDKYMGSSNVKTRLDNDLDSYFKNNDVTQGDMNKGFNKVAE comes from the exons ATGGCAAAAttggaaagaaaaaaatttgaaGCAAGGAAAAAAGATGGAAAATTAAGAACACGTAAAACAGGATTTTCAAAATTTTCTTATCAAGCAAATAATAGAG gtaaattatttaaatttacacctcaaaaaaaaaaagtagatGTAAggaaacatatttttaaacaatATGGACGTAGTAATTTATCCATGATGAATAGAAAATTTACCAAACGCGGTggaaattcttttttttcaaaaaacaaaagaaaactTGCCAATAAATTTCAAGACAAATCTTTTGGTAATAGCAATGGAAATACGACCTTTACCAGAAAATTCAAGAGTGCTAATTTTAGAAAGAGAAGAACCACAtttagaaataataaaaaaagaaatgtcttttttagaaaaaatcAAAACCTACATGACAAAATAGGAAAATTAACATCTAAGGATTTG gaTGATGAAttagataaatatatgggATCTAGCAATGTAAAAACAAGATTGGATAATGATTTAGACTCatactttaaaaataatgatgtaaCACAAGGAGATATGAATAAAGGTTTTAATAAAGTAGcagaataa